In the Pithys albifrons albifrons isolate INPA30051 chromosome 3, PitAlb_v1, whole genome shotgun sequence genome, one interval contains:
- the DLD gene encoding dihydrolipoyl dehydrogenase, mitochondrial, whose amino-acid sequence MQRWGRVSCALARRSHFDRVHHGLQGISAVPQRSYADQVDADVTVIGSGPGGYVAAIKAAQLGFKTVCVEKNATLGGTCLNVGCIPSKALLNNSHLYHLAHGKDFANRGIEITGIRLNLEKMMEQKSSAVKALTGGIAHLFKQNKVVHVSGFGKITGKNQVTATKDDGSTQVINTKNILIATGSEVAPFPGITIDEDNIVSSTGALSLKKVPEKMVVIGAGVIGVELGSVWQRLGADVTAVEFMGHVGGMGIDMEISKNFQRILQKQGFKFKLNTKVTGATKRPDGKIDVAVEAAAGGKAEVITCDVLLVCIGRRPFTKNLGLEDIGIELDKRGRIPVNNRFQTKIPNIYAIGDVVAGPMLAHKAEDEGILCVEGMAGGAVHIDYNCVPSVIYTHPEVAWVGKSEEQLKEEGVEYKIGKFPFAANSRAKTNADTDGMVKILSQKSTDRMLGAHILGSGAGEMVNEAALAMEYGASCEDVARVCHAHPTVSEAFREANLAASFGKAINF is encoded by the exons ATGCAACGCTGGGGTCGCGTCTCCTGCGCGCTCGCTCGG AGAAGCCATTTTGATCGAGTTCATCATGGTCTCCAGGGAATTTCTGCAGTGCCACAAAGGTCCTATGCCGATCAAG TTGATGCCGATGTCACGGTTATCGGCTCTGGTCCTGGAGGGTATGTGGCTGCTATCAAAGCAGCTCAGCTTGGGTTTAAG ACTGTGTGtgtagaaaaaaatgcaacattaGGTGGAACCTGTTTGAATGTTGGGTGTATTCCATCCAAG GCCTTGCTGAACAACTCACATCTGTATCACCTGGCCCATGGAAAAGATTTCGCTAATAGAGGAATTGAAA TTACAGGAATCCGTTTGAATCTAGAGAAGATGATGGAACAGAAGAGTAGTGCGGTGAAGGCCTTAACGGGTGGAATTGCtcatttatttaaacaaaacaag GTTGTACATGTATCTGGGTTTGGAAAAATAACTGGCAAAAACCAAGTCACTGCAACTAAAGATGATGGCAGCACACAGGTCATCAACACGAAGAACATCCTGATAGCCACAGGCTCAGAAGTTGCTCCCTTCCCTGGGATTACT ATTGATGAAGATAATATTGTGTCATCCACTGGTGCGCTATCACTGAAAAAAGTTCCTGAAAAGATGGTTGTCATCGGTGCAGGAGTCATTGGTGTGGAACTG GGGTCAGTTTGGCAGCGCCTTGGTGCAGATGTGACAGCTGTTGAGTTCATGGGCCATGTTGGTGGAATGGGCATCGACATGGAGATCTCTAAAAACTTCCAACGTATTCTACAAAAACAGGGATTTAAGTTTAAACTGAACACCAAAGTTACTGGTGCTACCAAGAGACCGGATGGAAAAATTGATGTAGC TGttgaagctgctgctggtggcaagGCAGAAGTAATAACTTGTGATGTGCTCCTGGTTTGCATTGGAAGACGTCCTTTTACAAAAAATCTAGGTCTTGAGGATATTGGAATTGAACTTGATAAGAGGGGGAGAATCCCAGTCAATAACAGATTCCAAACCAAAATTCCAAA CATCTATGCTATTGGTGATGTAGTTGCTGGACCCATGCTGGCCCACAAGGCCGAGGATGAAGGCATTCTCTGTGTGGAAGGCATGGCTGGGGGTGCAGTTCACATTGACTACAACTGCGTTCCCTCTGTGATATACACTCACCCTGAAGTGGCCTGGGTTGGCAAGTCAGAAGAACAGCTGAAAGAAGAG GGTGTAGAATATAAAATCGGGAAATTTCCATTTGCTGCAAACAGTAGAGCAAAGACAAACGCTGACACAGATGGGATGGTGAAGATACTTAGTCAAAAATCAACAGACAGGATGTTGGGTGCCCACATTTTAGGCTCT GGTGCTGGTGAAATGGTCAATGAAGCTGCCCTTGCTATGGAATACGGAGCATCGTGTGAAGATGTAGCCAGAGTTTGCCATGCCCATCCA ACAGTGTCAGAAGCCTTCAGGGAAGCAAACCTAGCAGCATCCTTTGGCAAAGCTATCAACTTCTAA